Proteins from one Kiloniellales bacterium genomic window:
- a CDS encoding VWA domain-containing protein codes for MPLDPAPRAAYVLIAMAKDKSLQTSSSGAEVEAFLKKVALTARPTLSEGRGRLIFAMDATASREPTWDRACHIQAEMFSETASLGGLEIQLVYYRGFREFKASPWVAEAKALLQQMTAVSCLGGHTQIERVLRHAIRETKEKKVAALVFVGDCLEEDLDRLANLAGELGVLGLPCFLFHEGADRTARRAFEQIARLSGGACCSFDSGSAQQLKDLLSAVAVFAAGGRKALADFSERKGGVVRLLTHQIT; via the coding sequence TTGCCTCTGGACCCGGCGCCCCGGGCAGCCTACGTCTTGATTGCTATGGCCAAGGACAAGAGCCTTCAGACCAGTTCCTCCGGCGCCGAGGTCGAGGCCTTTCTGAAGAAGGTCGCCCTGACGGCACGGCCGACCCTCTCCGAGGGACGGGGACGCCTGATCTTCGCCATGGACGCGACCGCGAGCCGGGAGCCGACCTGGGACCGCGCGTGCCATATCCAGGCCGAGATGTTCTCCGAGACCGCCAGCCTCGGCGGCCTGGAGATCCAGCTCGTCTACTACCGGGGATTCCGGGAGTTCAAGGCCAGCCCCTGGGTCGCCGAGGCCAAAGCCCTGCTCCAGCAGATGACCGCCGTCTCCTGCCTGGGCGGCCACACCCAGATCGAACGGGTTCTGCGCCACGCGATCCGCGAGACCAAGGAAAAGAAGGTCGCCGCCCTGGTGTTTGTCGGCGATTGCCTGGAGGAGGACCTCGACCGCCTGGCCAACCTCGCCGGCGAGCTCGGCGTCCTCGGCCTGCCCTGCTTCCTTTTCCACGAGGGTGCCGACCGGACCGCCCGGCGCGCCTTCGAGCAGATCGCCCGCCTTTCGGGCGGGGCTTGCTGCAGCTTCGATTCCGGCAGCGCGCAGCAGCTGAAGGACCTGCTCTCGGCGGTCGCGGTCTTCGCCGCCGGCGGGCGCAAGGCGCTGGCCGACTTCTCGGAGCGCAAGGGCGGCGTGGTTCGCCTGCTGACCCATCAGATCACCTGA
- a CDS encoding DnaJ domain-containing protein has translation MFTYFLLGLVLVAAVYFLLRWFIAAPPAQIRKVLLAAGLVLGPVLLVALALGGRLTLASLLVPALILLLLMRPLKRMQSAQRGPAPGQGSEVTTRFLKMRLDHDSGELSGTVLEGPYAGRTLEALGEEDLFALWRHCLAEDEQSARILESYLDRRLGGGWQSEAGAPAAASGEPMTREEAFRILGLEPGAGTEEIRDAYRRMMRRHHPDQGGSDYLAAKINQAKALLLGD, from the coding sequence ATGTTCACCTACTTCCTTCTGGGACTGGTCCTGGTCGCGGCAGTCTACTTTCTGCTGCGCTGGTTCATCGCCGCGCCGCCGGCGCAGATCCGCAAGGTTCTGCTGGCCGCCGGCCTGGTCCTCGGGCCCGTGCTGCTCGTCGCCCTGGCGCTCGGTGGGCGCCTCACCCTGGCCTCGCTGCTGGTGCCGGCCCTGATTCTGCTGCTGCTGATGCGGCCTTTGAAGCGCATGCAATCCGCCCAGCGCGGGCCGGCGCCCGGGCAGGGCTCGGAAGTGACGACCCGCTTCCTGAAGATGCGGCTCGATCACGACAGCGGCGAGCTCTCCGGCACGGTGCTGGAAGGCCCCTACGCCGGTCGGACGCTGGAGGCGCTCGGCGAAGAGGACCTCTTCGCGTTGTGGCGGCATTGCCTGGCGGAGGACGAGCAGTCCGCACGGATCCTGGAGAGCTACCTGGACCGCCGGCTGGGTGGCGGCTGGCAGTCCGAGGCGGGCGCGCCCGCGGCCGCCTCCGGCGAGCCCATGACCCGGGAGGAGGCCTTCCGGATCCTCGGCCTTGAGCCTGGCGCCGGAACGGAAGAGATCCGCGACGCCTACCGCCGGATGATGCGGCGGCATCACCCGGACCAGGGCGGCTCCGACTACCTGGCCGCGAAGATCAACCAGGCCAAAGCGCTGCTTCTTGGGGATTGA